The Rhodococcus triatomae genome includes a window with the following:
- a CDS encoding RNA polymerase sigma factor, which produces MNESLLRELVPEVIGVLRRRGADFPSAEDAAQEALIRALETWPDDPPRDPKGWLVTVAWRRFVDGARAETSRRRREHVVEASPPAGPAPATDDTLWLYFLCAHPSLPRNAAAALTLRAVGGLTTRQIAAAYLVPEATMAQRISRAKRRLTGVPLDRPGDLGTVLRVLYLVFNEGYGGNVDLTAEAIRLTRQLAASTDEPEVAGLLALMLLHQARRASRTGPGGRLIPLGEQDRSLWDSGSIAEGVTILQAALARDRLGEYQAQAAIAALHADAPSADETDWVQIVEWYDELVRLTDSPVVRLNRAVAVGEADGARTGLAALADLDPALPRYTAVSAYLHERLGDVDRAAALYAEAARAATSVPERDHLTREAARVRSMR; this is translated from the coding sequence CGACTTCCCTTCGGCGGAGGATGCGGCGCAGGAAGCTCTGATCCGAGCGCTGGAGACGTGGCCGGACGATCCACCGCGCGATCCGAAGGGGTGGCTCGTCACGGTCGCGTGGCGCAGGTTCGTCGACGGCGCCCGGGCCGAGACGTCTCGACGTCGACGCGAACATGTCGTGGAGGCGTCGCCGCCCGCCGGCCCGGCACCGGCGACGGACGACACGCTGTGGCTCTACTTCCTCTGTGCACACCCCTCCCTGCCGCGAAATGCGGCCGCCGCGTTGACATTGCGTGCGGTCGGCGGTCTGACGACGCGGCAGATCGCGGCGGCATACCTCGTCCCCGAGGCGACCATGGCACAACGGATCAGCAGGGCCAAACGGCGGCTCACGGGCGTGCCGCTCGACCGGCCCGGTGATCTCGGGACCGTGCTGCGGGTTCTCTACCTCGTCTTCAACGAGGGGTACGGCGGAAACGTGGATCTGACGGCCGAGGCCATTCGCCTCACCCGTCAGCTCGCCGCCTCGACCGACGAGCCCGAGGTCGCGGGTCTGCTCGCGCTCATGCTGCTGCACCAGGCGCGCCGTGCGTCCCGTACCGGTCCCGGGGGTCGCCTGATACCGCTCGGCGAGCAGGATCGATCACTCTGGGATTCCGGCTCGATCGCCGAGGGCGTGACGATCCTCCAGGCGGCGCTGGCTCGTGACCGCCTGGGCGAGTATCAGGCCCAGGCGGCGATCGCCGCCCTGCACGCGGATGCCCCGAGTGCCGACGAGACGGACTGGGTCCAGATCGTCGAGTGGTACGACGAGCTGGTGCGCCTCACCGACAGCCCGGTGGTTCGCCTCAATCGCGCGGTGGCGGTCGGCGAGGCCGACGGGGCACGGACCGGGCTGGCGGCGTTGGCGGACCTGGACCCCGCACTGCCCCGCTACACCGCAGTGTCCGCGTATCTGCACGAACGGCTGGGCGACGTCGACCGCGCTGCCGCTCTGTATGCCGAGGCCGCCCGGGCCGCCACCAGCGTGCCGGAACGTGATCACCTCACCCGGGAGGCAGCCAGGGTGCGGTCGATGCGATGA